In Martelella mediterranea DSM 17316, the following are encoded in one genomic region:
- a CDS encoding DUF1330 domain-containing protein, with translation MLTLIENALPRFLDEDDGQPVDMLNLLRFQEDGGKERYADYLAIAAPIIARFGAAIVYVGNGLPPLSAESGQAWDALALVRYPSRQAFADMAMDDDYRDKAAPLRDAALAEAVLQPLQTVSA, from the coding sequence ATGCTGACCCTCATTGAAAATGCCTTGCCGCGCTTTCTCGACGAAGACGATGGGCAACCAGTCGACATGCTGAATCTCCTGAGGTTCCAGGAGGACGGAGGCAAGGAGCGATACGCGGACTATCTTGCCATCGCCGCCCCGATCATTGCCCGATTCGGGGCGGCGATTGTTTATGTGGGCAACGGGCTCCCCCCGCTCTCGGCCGAGAGCGGACAGGCTTGGGACGCGCTTGCTCTCGTCCGCTATCCCAGCCGCCAGGCCTTCGCCGACATGGCGATGGATGACGATTACCGGGACAAGGCGGCGCCGCTGCGCGATGCCGCGCTGGCCGAGGCCGTGCTGCAGCCGCTCCAGACAGTGTCCGCATAG
- a CDS encoding MFS transporter yields the protein MAEIVAGSRDPSAELAPPHASASEYVGRWRFAAICTALLLINAFSQIDRILPFILAEKIKADLSLTDTQMGLLTGLAFAVCYALLSLPLARAADRGSPRLVLVSCILIWSVMTTLGGFAASFMFLALTRFGIAFGEAGAVPAGHALIARKIEPERRGLAIGLFAMGIPLGTMAGFAAGGAIADILGWRVVLIGAGAIGILIGLLTVLVAGATPRFQTSASLNDPFLRTCLTLLSSPAFRWLFVGTIFLGFAGAPFYAFSVPFLIRSHGFTATQVGVFFGLLQGLMGIIGTLGGGRWFDHAVRAGSGRILGPPAILFLMASVTTTAALFAPVGWMSIALFVPSMLSFSFMLPWGFGAAHLVAGPGRQAQASSLVMIGSSLVGPALGPLFVGIVSDAASAADIPNGLALGLLIVPLASILSGLALLVANRRVAEFLKK from the coding sequence ATGGCAGAAATTGTCGCCGGGTCAAGAGATCCTTCAGCGGAACTGGCACCGCCACACGCGTCCGCCAGTGAATATGTCGGGCGTTGGCGGTTCGCCGCCATCTGCACCGCTCTTCTCCTGATCAACGCATTTTCGCAGATTGATCGCATTCTTCCGTTTATTCTGGCGGAGAAAATCAAGGCGGACCTGTCGCTGACAGATACGCAGATGGGACTGCTGACCGGCCTCGCCTTCGCAGTCTGCTACGCGCTTCTCTCGCTGCCGCTCGCGCGCGCCGCCGATCGCGGATCGCCAAGACTGGTGCTGGTGTCGTGTATCCTGATCTGGAGCGTGATGACGACGCTCGGCGGCTTCGCGGCCAGTTTCATGTTCCTGGCGCTGACGCGCTTCGGCATCGCATTCGGAGAGGCCGGGGCCGTCCCGGCCGGCCACGCCTTGATCGCCCGCAAGATCGAACCGGAGCGGCGCGGCCTCGCCATCGGCCTGTTCGCGATGGGAATTCCACTCGGCACGATGGCTGGTTTTGCCGCTGGCGGCGCCATTGCCGATATCCTTGGCTGGCGCGTCGTCTTGATCGGGGCCGGCGCCATCGGCATCCTGATCGGGTTGTTGACGGTACTCGTCGCGGGCGCCACGCCGCGCTTTCAGACCTCGGCTTCGCTCAACGACCCCTTCCTGAGAACATGCCTTACGCTTCTGTCATCCCCGGCATTCCGCTGGCTGTTTGTGGGCACGATCTTTCTCGGCTTTGCCGGTGCGCCCTTCTATGCATTCTCGGTTCCGTTTCTGATCCGGTCCCATGGCTTCACCGCGACCCAGGTCGGCGTCTTCTTCGGACTATTGCAGGGGCTGATGGGGATTATCGGGACGCTGGGCGGCGGCCGGTGGTTCGATCACGCGGTCCGCGCCGGTTCCGGCCGGATTCTCGGCCCGCCCGCCATCCTGTTCCTGATGGCGAGCGTCACCACAACGGCGGCCTTGTTCGCCCCGGTCGGCTGGATGTCCATCGCCCTGTTCGTGCCCTCGATGTTGTCGTTCTCGTTCATGCTGCCCTGGGGCTTCGGCGCCGCGCATCTCGTGGCCGGACCGGGTCGACAGGCCCAGGCATCCAGCCTCGTGATGATCGGCAGCAGCCTTGTCGGACCGGCGCTCGGACCTTTGTTCGTGGGCATCGTCAGCGACGCGGCCAGCGCAGCCGACATTCCGAACGGTCTGGCGCTGGGCCTGTTGATCGTACCCTTGGCAAGCATCCTGTCGGGCCTTGCCCTTCTCGTCGCGAACCGGCGCGTCGCCGAATTCCTCAAAAAATGA
- a CDS encoding AraC family transcriptional regulator, whose translation MNGPLLDAVTAYIEEQGGGQGLFPTAIEGFNIVRSFQSMMPMRNIYRPSLCVVLEGGKELHLGEQRLSYRTMQCLVVSVGVPATGQIVEASEEAPYVGVMIDFDVATLREVLEQLETPPVPLEEAGPCAFVAEVDQPLADCILRLLRMLATPKAIPVLAPSVVREICFWLLSGPHGGALCKLALPESNIERVVRAVSMLHTHFADTLRVEQLADVARMSPSSFHQHFKALTSMTPLQFQKQLRLLEARRLMVTQAANVAEAAYKVGYESASQFSREYSRTFGIAPKQDALNQQRLRTAYASRTVPADPLGAAGAAGL comes from the coding sequence TTGAACGGGCCATTGCTGGACGCCGTGACGGCCTATATCGAAGAGCAGGGCGGCGGCCAGGGCCTGTTTCCGACAGCGATCGAAGGTTTCAATATCGTCCGCTCGTTTCAGTCGATGATGCCGATGCGCAACATTTACCGGCCTTCGCTTTGCGTCGTGCTGGAAGGCGGAAAGGAGCTGCATCTCGGAGAGCAACGTCTGAGCTATCGAACGATGCAGTGCCTGGTTGTCAGCGTCGGGGTTCCGGCGACGGGCCAGATCGTGGAGGCAAGCGAGGAGGCACCGTATGTCGGCGTCATGATCGATTTCGACGTCGCCACTTTGCGGGAGGTTCTCGAGCAATTGGAGACGCCGCCAGTGCCGCTGGAGGAAGCCGGCCCCTGCGCATTCGTTGCCGAAGTCGACCAGCCCCTGGCCGACTGCATTCTTCGACTGTTGCGCATGCTGGCGACGCCGAAGGCAATCCCCGTCCTGGCGCCCTCGGTCGTGCGCGAAATCTGCTTCTGGCTGTTGAGCGGCCCCCATGGCGGCGCGCTCTGCAAACTGGCCTTGCCGGAATCGAATATCGAACGCGTGGTCAGGGCCGTCTCGATGTTGCACACCCATTTCGCGGATACGCTCCGCGTCGAACAGCTGGCAGATGTCGCGCGCATGAGCCCGTCATCGTTCCACCAGCATTTCAAGGCGTTGACGTCGATGACGCCGCTGCAATTTCAAAAGCAGCTGCGTTTGCTGGAAGCGCGCCGGCTCATGGTGACGCAGGCGGCCAATGTTGCGGAAGCGGCCTACAAGGTCGGCTACGAAAGCGCATCGCAGTTCAGCCGGGAATATTCGAGAACCTTCGGCATCGCCCCGAAGCAGGACGCCTTGAACCAGCAGCGGCTGCGCACCGCCTATGCAAGCCGGACAGTGCCGGCAGATCCGCTAGGAGCTGCTGGGGCCGCGGGTTTGTAG
- a CDS encoding alpha/beta hydrolase: MTASRAALRRQIARLAEIPRILKPSVLPARWDGDAPEIRDARRQIAIQDFFYKTLPPFDLPVCLLDRDGTVILSHGEADALPGRFDLPPGDQQGFAFRERGSLLQAVLAVGHYWPQAPEGVEWLALEIDRAFFERHTPLDVAPLTASEYQLIAQLLAGYELKDAAERLGASYGTKRKQLQVIFQKFGVTNQAALARSISASLMSYFIATFSGARDHSPERKLLAGHFAGKVTVHSVALQNGAELPIWEFGDRSGKPCLFFHGLLSPTLYCEDKVDILRRHGLRFLVAPRFFIDGVDHSDPLRFLETYTEAVAEMVHHLIGGPVTCVAVNSGVSWATHFAARHPGLVERLVIAGAPFPPSKSAPASERSMQAALTSAVRQRPIVIGAIVKAYAALARSPSLAARAYRHAYRESPADLAVIDQSIEAGWALSWLRLIGERSSASVVADLAVNQRGWDQDIGGLEMPIMFLQGANDKMSPPAPIAALAETNPNAECRIIPEVGHHVAASRFELLASTLAEGSSSEKKSVQAGREALAAAPPVR, encoded by the coding sequence ATGACCGCGTCTCGCGCAGCACTCCGTCGGCAGATCGCAAGACTTGCCGAAATCCCCCGGATCCTCAAACCGTCCGTGCTGCCGGCGCGGTGGGATGGAGATGCGCCGGAAATCCGTGACGCCCGTCGGCAGATCGCGATCCAGGATTTCTTCTACAAGACCCTGCCCCCATTCGATCTGCCGGTCTGCCTGCTTGATCGCGACGGCACGGTTATCCTGAGCCACGGAGAAGCCGATGCGCTGCCGGGGCGTTTCGACCTGCCGCCGGGCGACCAACAGGGCTTCGCCTTCAGGGAACGCGGTAGCCTACTACAGGCTGTTCTTGCGGTCGGGCACTACTGGCCACAGGCGCCGGAAGGGGTCGAGTGGCTTGCGCTTGAAATCGATCGCGCGTTCTTCGAAAGACATACGCCGCTCGATGTCGCGCCGCTGACCGCCAGCGAATATCAGTTGATCGCGCAGCTTCTGGCCGGTTACGAACTGAAGGATGCCGCCGAAAGGCTGGGCGCTTCCTACGGTACCAAGCGCAAGCAGTTGCAGGTCATCTTCCAGAAATTCGGCGTCACCAATCAGGCAGCGCTGGCCCGCTCGATCTCCGCAAGCCTGATGAGTTATTTCATCGCCACCTTTTCCGGCGCCCGCGATCACAGCCCGGAGCGCAAGCTTCTGGCCGGCCATTTCGCAGGCAAGGTGACGGTCCATTCCGTTGCGCTTCAAAACGGCGCCGAACTGCCGATCTGGGAATTCGGCGACCGAAGCGGCAAGCCATGTCTGTTTTTCCACGGCCTGTTGTCGCCGACGCTCTACTGCGAAGACAAGGTCGATATTTTGCGGCGCCATGGCCTGCGCTTTCTGGTGGCGCCCCGATTTTTCATCGACGGAGTCGACCATTCGGATCCGTTGCGTTTTCTCGAGACCTATACCGAGGCGGTTGCCGAAATGGTGCACCACCTCATCGGCGGACCGGTGACATGCGTCGCGGTCAATTCCGGTGTCTCGTGGGCCACGCATTTCGCTGCCCGCCACCCGGGCCTTGTCGAGAGACTGGTGATTGCCGGCGCGCCGTTTCCGCCATCGAAATCCGCGCCGGCATCGGAACGCAGCATGCAGGCAGCCCTGACGAGCGCCGTCCGCCAGCGACCGATCGTGATAGGCGCCATCGTCAAGGCCTATGCCGCGCTGGCGCGCTCCCCTTCCCTTGCTGCGCGCGCCTACCGTCACGCCTATCGCGAAAGCCCTGCCGATCTGGCAGTGATCGACCAATCCATCGAGGCCGGCTGGGCGCTGTCGTGGCTGCGGTTGATCGGCGAACGGTCATCGGCAAGCGTGGTCGCCGATCTCGCCGTCAATCAACGCGGCTGGGATCAGGATATCGGCGGGCTGGAGATGCCGATCATGTTTCTTCAGGGCGCCAACGACAAGATGTCGCCCCCCGCGCCAATTGCGGCTTTGGCCGAGACCAATCCGAATGCAGAGTGCAGGATCATTCCCGAGGTCGGCCACCACGTCGCCGCCAGTCGTTTCGAATTGCTGGCCAGCACCCTTGCCGAAGGTTCCTCGTCCGAAAAGAAATCGGTACAAGCCGGCAGGGAAGCACTCGCCGCCGCGCCGCCGGTACGCTAA